The following proteins are encoded in a genomic region of Amycolatopsis sulphurea:
- a CDS encoding IS4 family transposase — protein MIVEIISKPGASLSVHGVMPSGWSSPVGRLLSQAGLGLLSWVVPPALVDEALAVAGRDERRFRALPSRLGVYFVLALCLLRTKSGNATIRAMFSQESLPRLSVLGWWPPASTALTKLRDRIGVVPFQLLFGALARAAPTRNRPWSHAFGLEVCAWDGTEVEPADTAANREHFPPHHRTGVARGPSKIRVLVLLSCGSRRLLGAVTGPLSQGEPTLAYQLLPRLHDRMLLLADRCFLGYPLWTAARERGAHLLWRAKQNTPKLPVQHALPDESWLSTLHAPADARRWARNVRRNKQRGHRPPTPRPINGIVVRVVEALITVTVDGVTRTEKYRLVTSLLDPAHAPAGQLVALYARRWTAETGIKEIKTTLLAKRPLRGHTPIRAQQELWATLIVYQAIRLLISHAALTQNLDPSRISFTSARDAAEHAITTTPADTSRHLQWVAQDLCRQLITVHTHHRVYPRALKRTTTRYPHRSKTPQPTSTKASYQVHILPTAETTPPTTTKPTPHQPRTDLSSWHWTQSP, from the coding sequence GTGATTGTCGAGATCATCAGCAAGCCAGGAGCCTCGTTGTCCGTTCATGGTGTCATGCCCTCGGGCTGGTCCTCGCCGGTGGGTCGGTTGTTGTCACAGGCCGGGCTGGGGTTGCTGTCGTGGGTCGTCCCGCCCGCGCTGGTTGATGAGGCGCTGGCCGTCGCCGGCCGGGACGAACGGCGGTTCCGGGCACTGCCGTCGCGGTTGGGCGTGTACTTCGTGCTCGCGTTGTGCCTGCTGCGCACCAAGTCCGGCAACGCGACGATCAGGGCGATGTTCTCGCAGGAGAGTCTGCCCCGGTTGTCCGTGCTGGGCTGGTGGCCGCCGGCCAGCACGGCGCTGACCAAGCTGCGGGACCGGATCGGCGTGGTGCCCTTCCAGTTGTTGTTCGGCGCGCTGGCGCGGGCGGCGCCTACCCGGAACAGGCCGTGGTCGCACGCGTTCGGGCTGGAGGTGTGTGCCTGGGACGGCACCGAGGTCGAGCCGGCCGACACCGCGGCCAACCGTGAACACTTCCCGCCCCATCACCGCACAGGCGTGGCCCGCGGGCCGTCCAAGATCCGGGTGCTGGTGCTGCTGTCGTGTGGCAGCCGCCGTCTGCTCGGCGCGGTCACCGGCCCGCTGAGCCAGGGCGAGCCCACCCTGGCCTATCAGCTGCTGCCCCGGCTGCACGACCGGATGCTGCTGCTGGCCGACCGCTGCTTCCTCGGCTATCCACTGTGGACCGCGGCGCGGGAACGGGGCGCGCATCTGCTGTGGCGGGCCAAGCAGAACACCCCGAAGCTGCCCGTGCAGCACGCGTTGCCGGACGAGTCCTGGCTGTCCACCCTCCACGCCCCGGCCGACGCCCGCCGCTGGGCGCGCAACGTGCGCCGCAACAAGCAACGCGGGCACCGCCCGCCCACGCCCCGCCCGATCAACGGCATCGTCGTCCGGGTGGTCGAAGCACTGATCACCGTCACCGTCGACGGCGTCACCCGCACCGAGAAATACCGGCTGGTCACCAGCCTGCTCGACCCCGCACACGCACCCGCCGGCCAGCTCGTCGCCCTCTACGCCCGCCGCTGGACCGCCGAAACCGGCATCAAAGAGATCAAAACCACGCTGCTGGCCAAGCGGCCCCTGCGCGGCCACACCCCGATCCGCGCCCAGCAGGAACTCTGGGCCACCCTGATCGTCTACCAGGCCATCCGGCTGCTGATCAGCCACGCAGCGCTCACCCAGAACCTCGACCCGTCCCGGATCTCCTTCACCTCCGCCCGCGACGCCGCCGAACACGCGATCACTACCACACCCGCCGACACATCCCGACACCTCCAATGGGTGGCCCAGGACTTATGCCGACAGCTGATCACCGTCCACACCCACCACCGCGTCTACCCCCGAGCACTCAAACGCACCACCACGCGCTACCCCCACCGCAGCAAAACCCCGCAACCGACCAGCACCAAAGCCAGCTACCAGGTCCACATCCTGCCCACAGCAGAAACAACACCACCCACCACAACCAAACCAACACCACACCAACCCAGAACCGACCTAAGTTCCTGGCATTGGACTCAGAGTCCGTGA
- a CDS encoding beta-ketoacyl-[acyl-carrier-protein] synthase family protein: MITGIGVVAPGDRGTKQFWELITAGRTATRPISLFDASSFRSRVAAECNFDPIAAGLSQRQIRKWDRTTQFCVVAAREAVADSGMLGEQDPLRTGVAIGTACGMTQSLDREYAVVSDEGSSWLVDPDYGVPQLYDYFLPSSMATEIAWLVEAEGPVGLVSTGCTSGVDVIGHAADLIRDGEADIMVAGASEAPISPITVACFDAIKATTARNHEPESASRPFDQTRSGFVLGEGAAVFVLEELRHAKRRGAHIYAEIVGYASRCNAYSMTGLRPDGREMADAIDGALNQARIDPSRIGYVNAHGSSTRQNDRHETAAIKTSLGAHAYQVPVSSIKSMVGHSLGAIGSLEVAACALTIEHSVIPPTANLHVPDPECDLDYVPLVAREQEVDVVLSVASGFGGFQSAILLTGPDGRTGKRVTQR, from the coding sequence GTGATTACCGGGATTGGGGTGGTCGCCCCGGGCGACCGTGGTACCAAGCAGTTCTGGGAGCTGATCACGGCGGGCCGTACGGCCACCCGGCCGATCTCGTTGTTCGACGCGAGTTCCTTCCGGTCGAGGGTGGCCGCCGAGTGCAACTTCGATCCGATCGCCGCCGGGCTGAGCCAGCGGCAGATCCGGAAATGGGACCGCACCACGCAGTTCTGCGTGGTGGCGGCAAGGGAGGCGGTGGCCGACAGCGGGATGCTCGGGGAGCAGGATCCCCTGCGTACGGGGGTGGCGATCGGCACCGCCTGCGGCATGACCCAGAGCCTGGACCGCGAGTACGCGGTGGTCAGCGACGAGGGCAGCAGCTGGCTGGTCGACCCGGATTACGGGGTGCCCCAGCTCTACGACTACTTCCTGCCGTCCTCGATGGCCACCGAGATCGCGTGGCTGGTGGAGGCGGAAGGACCGGTGGGGCTGGTTTCCACCGGATGCACGTCGGGGGTCGACGTGATCGGGCACGCCGCCGACCTGATCCGCGACGGCGAGGCCGACATCATGGTCGCCGGTGCCTCCGAGGCGCCGATCTCGCCGATCACGGTGGCCTGCTTCGACGCGATCAAGGCCACCACGGCACGCAACCACGAACCCGAGTCGGCTTCCAGGCCGTTCGACCAGACCCGCAGCGGGTTCGTGCTCGGCGAGGGCGCGGCCGTCTTCGTGCTGGAGGAGCTGAGGCACGCCAAGCGGCGGGGCGCGCACATCTACGCCGAAATCGTCGGGTACGCGTCCCGGTGCAACGCCTACAGCATGACCGGGTTGCGTCCGGACGGCCGCGAGATGGCCGACGCGATCGACGGGGCGTTGAACCAGGCCAGGATCGACCCGTCCCGGATCGGCTACGTCAACGCCCACGGGTCGTCGACCAGGCAGAACGATCGGCACGAGACCGCGGCCATCAAGACCAGCCTCGGAGCGCACGCCTATCAGGTGCCGGTCAGCTCGATCAAGTCGATGGTCGGGCATTCGCTCGGCGCGATCGGCTCGCTGGAGGTCGCGGCCTGCGCGCTGACCATCGAGCATTCGGTGATCCCGCCGACGGCGAATCTGCACGTGCCCGACCCGGAGTGCGACCTGGACTACGTGCCACTGGTGGCGCGGGAACAGGAGGTCGACGTGGTGCTCAGCGTCGCGAGCGGGTTCGGCGGTTTCCAGAGTGCCATCCTGCTGACCGGCCCGGACGGCAGAACCGGGAAGCGGGTAACGCAGCGATGA
- a CDS encoding glycosyltransferase — MRLLLVTWNAPAHLFAMVPLGWAAQVAGHEVRVAAPPSCTEAIGRTGLTAVPVGTQRPAAPSGPPPGAPSGRWPVDWAVHPELLDDSRHELLRSLAARQFAAAEPMLDDLIEFARWWSPDVVVYDPTSLAGEVAATVLGVPAFACSWGRAAAVRIERGLGSEPLLGYARLFERFGCQAPQGPASWFDPFPAGLWLAEPDLPRQAMRFVPGTGGDAGSLPGWLREHSARPRICVTSAEPGGLLRPEAVRAFYRHALTVLSDVDAEVVVPAGPAARTLLAEIPHTARIVDPVAAHLLVPACRLTVHQGDGLSTLAGLNSGVPQYVLAPRPEQELVGHQLHRAGAGGYRSLSEPVDVPAERAVLDALLAPESGGAAARKLQEETLALPLPSAVLGRIESATR, encoded by the coding sequence ATGCGGCTGTTGCTGGTCACTTGGAATGCGCCGGCTCACCTGTTCGCGATGGTGCCCCTCGGCTGGGCCGCGCAAGTAGCCGGGCACGAGGTTCGCGTCGCGGCTCCGCCCTCCTGTACCGAGGCGATCGGCCGTACCGGCCTGACCGCCGTACCCGTCGGCACGCAGCGTCCGGCCGCGCCGTCCGGGCCTCCGCCGGGAGCGCCCAGCGGTCGCTGGCCGGTCGACTGGGCGGTGCATCCCGAACTGCTCGACGACAGCCGGCACGAGCTTCTGCGTTCGCTGGCCGCGCGCCAGTTCGCCGCCGCCGAGCCGATGCTGGACGACTTGATCGAGTTCGCACGCTGGTGGTCGCCGGACGTCGTGGTGTACGACCCGACCAGCCTGGCCGGCGAAGTGGCGGCCACCGTGCTCGGCGTGCCCGCCTTCGCCTGTTCCTGGGGCCGCGCGGCGGCCGTCCGGATCGAGCGGGGTCTGGGCTCCGAGCCGCTGCTTGGCTACGCGCGGCTGTTTGAACGGTTCGGGTGCCAGGCCCCGCAGGGACCCGCCTCCTGGTTCGACCCGTTCCCCGCCGGTCTGTGGCTGGCTGAACCGGATTTGCCGCGGCAGGCGATGCGCTTCGTGCCTGGAACCGGCGGCGACGCCGGTTCGCTACCCGGCTGGCTCCGGGAACACTCGGCTCGGCCGAGGATCTGCGTCACCAGCGCGGAACCCGGTGGTCTGTTGCGGCCGGAAGCCGTACGGGCATTCTACCGGCACGCGCTCACCGTACTGTCCGATGTGGACGCTGAGGTCGTGGTGCCCGCGGGTCCGGCGGCCCGCACGCTGCTGGCCGAGATTCCGCACACCGCGCGGATCGTCGACCCGGTGGCCGCGCATCTGCTCGTCCCGGCCTGCCGGCTCACCGTGCACCAGGGTGACGGGCTGTCCACTTTGGCCGGTCTGAATTCGGGGGTTCCCCAGTACGTCCTGGCGCCACGTCCGGAGCAGGAGCTGGTGGGGCACCAGCTGCACCGAGCCGGTGCGGGCGGCTACCGGAGCCTGTCCGAACCCGTGGACGTTCCGGCCGAACGTGCGGTGCTGGATGCCTTGCTGGCACCGGAAAGCGGGGGAGCGGCGGCCCGCAAGCTGCAGGAGGAAACGCTGGCACTCCCGCTCCCGTCCGCCGTGCTCGGCCGGATCGAGTCCGCCACCCGCTGA
- a CDS encoding aromatase/cyclase, with protein sequence MSHPEAEQTQASIVVDAPAEITYAMLVDVANWPLLYPWIAHTEFVERAPTEDLVQFWAVNPLGRIRIWTSRRYLDASALRMDIEQQGSVGPITGLTGSWTFKPLPGDRCLVESRHAFHAATPEDRAAGVTELNRHGKLQMETLKSRVENRTRLAELTWSFEDSLVIESELGQVYRALRDVGSWPAHLPCLTALEVTEDENDVQFYDVRTQDADEPSRFVRICLPDKGIAYKQLTVTAPVDLHLGRWTLTETPAGVAVTSAHTVLVNPSAAEQLPELRDRLHKTSSADSLAELQLVKRLAETR encoded by the coding sequence ATGTCACACCCCGAGGCCGAGCAGACGCAGGCCAGTATCGTCGTGGACGCGCCCGCCGAGATCACCTACGCCATGCTGGTCGACGTCGCGAACTGGCCGCTGCTCTACCCGTGGATCGCGCACACCGAGTTCGTGGAGCGAGCGCCGACCGAGGATCTGGTGCAGTTCTGGGCGGTCAACCCGCTGGGCAGGATCCGGATCTGGACCTCCCGCCGGTACCTGGACGCGAGCGCGCTGCGGATGGACATCGAGCAGCAGGGCTCGGTCGGCCCGATCACCGGGCTGACCGGGTCGTGGACCTTCAAACCGCTGCCGGGTGACCGGTGCCTGGTGGAGTCCCGGCACGCCTTCCACGCCGCCACGCCGGAGGATCGCGCGGCCGGGGTCACCGAACTGAACCGGCACGGCAAGCTGCAGATGGAGACCCTCAAGAGCCGGGTCGAGAACCGTACCCGGCTCGCGGAGCTGACCTGGTCGTTCGAGGATTCGCTGGTGATCGAGAGCGAACTCGGGCAGGTCTACCGCGCGCTGCGAGACGTCGGGTCCTGGCCTGCACATCTGCCCTGCCTCACCGCGCTTGAGGTCACCGAGGACGAGAACGACGTGCAGTTCTACGACGTGCGCACGCAAGATGCGGACGAGCCGAGCCGGTTCGTCCGCATCTGCTTGCCGGACAAGGGAATCGCGTACAAGCAGCTGACCGTGACCGCACCGGTGGACCTGCACCTCGGCCGGTGGACCCTGACCGAGACGCCTGCGGGAGTCGCCGTCACGTCCGCGCATACGGTGCTGGTGAACCCGTCGGCAGCCGAACAGCTCCCTGAATTGCGTGACCGGCTGCACAAGACGTCGAGTGCGGACAGCCTGGCCGAGCTGCAGCTGGTCAAGCGGCTGGCAGAAACCCGCTGA
- a CDS encoding cobyric acid synthase, with amino-acid sequence MSGLLIAGTTSDAGKSLVTAGICRWLARRGVRVAPFKAQNMSNNSMVCADGAEIGRAQWLQARAAGVEPEAAMNPVLLKPGSDRRSHVVALGKPFGTLEAGEYATGRAGLAEIAFTAFAGLRERFDVVVCEGAGSPAEINLRRGDYVNLGLARRFSLPVLVVGDIDRGGVLAAMFGTLALLSAEDQALVAGWLVNKFRGDVGLLRPGLDSLAKVTGRPVLGVLPWLDRVWIDSEDALAAAGWRHEAASGGLRVAVVRFPRASNATDVDALAAEPGVTVSLTADPDTVAAADLVVLPGSRATVDDLHWLRARGLADAVTARAAAGRPVLGICGGYQMLAESIEDDVESGAGLVPGLGLLPTKVSFAGEKVLGRPSGSWRGHPVDAYEIHHGSAGPADAESFLDGYRAGAVWGTTWHGALENDGFRRAWLTEVAAQAGLTWAPAPGAPGFAALREDMLDRLADAIESGVDTERLLDLVTGGAPAGLPFVPPGAP; translated from the coding sequence ATGAGCGGGCTGCTGATAGCGGGTACCACCTCCGACGCGGGCAAGAGCCTGGTCACCGCGGGCATCTGCCGGTGGCTGGCGCGGCGCGGGGTGCGGGTGGCGCCGTTCAAGGCGCAGAACATGTCCAACAACTCGATGGTGTGTGCCGACGGCGCGGAGATCGGCCGTGCGCAATGGCTGCAGGCGCGGGCCGCGGGGGTGGAACCCGAGGCGGCGATGAACCCCGTGCTGCTCAAGCCGGGCAGCGACCGGCGTAGTCACGTGGTCGCGCTCGGCAAGCCGTTCGGCACGCTCGAAGCGGGTGAGTACGCGACCGGACGGGCCGGGCTGGCCGAAATCGCGTTCACGGCGTTCGCGGGGCTGCGTGAGCGGTTCGACGTGGTGGTGTGCGAGGGCGCGGGCAGTCCCGCGGAGATCAACCTGCGGCGCGGGGACTACGTGAACCTCGGCCTGGCGCGGCGGTTCTCGCTGCCGGTGCTGGTGGTCGGCGACATCGACCGGGGCGGGGTGCTGGCGGCCATGTTCGGCACCCTCGCGCTGCTCTCGGCCGAGGACCAGGCGTTGGTCGCAGGCTGGCTGGTGAACAAGTTCCGCGGCGACGTCGGCCTGTTGCGGCCGGGCCTGGACAGCCTGGCGAAGGTCACCGGACGTCCGGTGCTGGGTGTGCTGCCGTGGCTGGACCGGGTGTGGATCGACTCCGAGGACGCGCTCGCCGCGGCGGGCTGGCGGCACGAGGCGGCCTCGGGCGGGCTGCGGGTCGCCGTGGTCCGCTTCCCGCGCGCGTCGAACGCGACCGACGTGGACGCGCTGGCCGCCGAGCCCGGGGTCACGGTGAGCCTGACCGCCGATCCGGACACCGTGGCCGCGGCCGATCTGGTGGTGCTGCCCGGTTCCCGGGCCACTGTGGACGATCTGCATTGGCTGCGTGCCCGCGGTCTCGCGGACGCGGTCACCGCGCGGGCGGCGGCGGGGCGTCCGGTGCTGGGTATCTGCGGTGGTTACCAGATGCTCGCCGAGTCCATTGAGGACGATGTGGAATCCGGGGCCGGGCTGGTGCCCGGGCTCGGCTTGCTGCCGACCAAGGTAAGCTTCGCCGGGGAGAAGGTGCTCGGCCGCCCGTCCGGTTCCTGGCGGGGGCATCCGGTGGACGCCTACGAGATCCACCACGGCAGCGCCGGTCCTGCCGACGCGGAGTCCTTTCTGGACGGTTACCGGGCCGGCGCGGTGTGGGGCACCACCTGGCACGGTGCGCTGGAGAACGACGGTTTCCGCCGGGCCTGGCTGACCGAGGTGGCCGCGCAGGCCGGGCTCACCTGGGCGCCGGCTCCCGGCGCGCCCGGCTTCGCCGCGCTGCGGGAGGACATGCTGGACCGCCTCGCGGACGCGATCGAGTCCGGTGTGGACACTGAACGCCTGCTCGACCTGGTCACCGGCGGCGCACCCGCGGGCCTTCCGTTCGTGCCTCCCGGGGCGCCGTAA
- a CDS encoding class I SAM-dependent methyltransferase, with translation MTETEPTTVTAKKLHEIMRGYVKTALLRTAIELNIFDGIGDRTVDADGLARALGVDARGLRITLDSLAAIGLLRTVDGKYALPVDGDKFLLSSSPTFFGPSLKLGASDWEWDAQKRLTEAVRKGGAVMDSHALTPEFDYWEDFAENTTWFNNGAAELMAEQLLPWAKDRDSVDVLDVACSHGYYGVNLAKAEPKARVWGVDWPNVLPITAKNYERNGISDRFEGIPGDMFSVPLGGPYDVVMITNVLHHFSADTSTNLLRRLFDVLKPGGRIAVTGHTFVEGERPEDKPLPYLFSQIMLVMTDEGETHSTKTYERMFTDAGFVNPQIFTAEKAMHTVFTADKA, from the coding sequence ATGACCGAGACGGAACCGACCACAGTGACCGCGAAGAAGCTGCACGAAATCATGCGCGGCTATGTGAAAACGGCACTGCTGCGCACGGCGATCGAGCTGAACATCTTCGACGGCATCGGCGACCGTACCGTCGACGCCGACGGCCTGGCGCGTGCGCTCGGGGTGGACGCCAGAGGACTGCGCATCACGCTGGACTCGTTGGCAGCCATCGGGTTGCTGCGCACGGTCGACGGGAAGTACGCGTTGCCGGTGGACGGCGACAAGTTCCTGCTCAGCTCCAGCCCGACCTTCTTCGGGCCGTCGTTGAAGCTGGGCGCCAGCGACTGGGAATGGGACGCGCAGAAGCGGCTCACCGAGGCGGTGCGCAAGGGCGGCGCCGTGATGGACAGCCACGCCCTGACCCCGGAATTCGACTACTGGGAGGACTTCGCGGAGAACACCACCTGGTTCAACAACGGTGCGGCCGAACTGATGGCGGAGCAGTTGCTGCCCTGGGCCAAGGACCGCGACAGCGTCGACGTGCTCGACGTGGCCTGCAGCCACGGCTACTACGGCGTCAACCTGGCCAAGGCCGAGCCGAAGGCCCGGGTCTGGGGCGTGGACTGGCCGAACGTACTGCCGATCACCGCGAAGAACTACGAGCGCAACGGGATCAGCGACCGGTTCGAGGGAATCCCGGGCGACATGTTCAGCGTCCCGCTCGGCGGTCCCTACGACGTCGTGATGATCACCAATGTGCTGCACCATTTCTCGGCGGACACGTCGACGAACCTGTTGCGCAGGCTGTTCGACGTGCTCAAGCCGGGTGGGCGGATCGCGGTCACCGGGCACACCTTCGTCGAGGGCGAGCGCCCGGAGGACAAGCCGCTGCCGTACCTGTTCTCGCAGATCATGCTGGTGATGACCGACGAAGGCGAGACACACTCGACCAAGACCTACGAGCGCATGTTCACCGACGCCGGTTTCGTCAACCCGCAGATTTTCACCGCGGAGAAGGCCATGCACACGGTATTCACCGCAGACAAGGCCTGA
- a CDS encoding MDR family MFS transporter — MKDNLARPDTVGADENRISPALWGLASILILGGFTSMFTSTIVNVALDTLSQKLSAPLGTVQWTATGYLMALATAVPVSGWASKRYGATRLWLGSVALFTLFSALCALSTSVEMLITFRVLQGIAGGLLVPAGQILLVTAAGPKRIGRMLTAVSVPIYLAPAVGTTLGSVLTQGLGWPWLFWITVPLGALGFFAGLRWLPKAPPKGAPALDVRGLIILVAGLPLLTYGVAGIGENGGRTETIAVIAAVAGALLLALFTLHAVRSRNPLLNLRLFKDRAFSSAAVVIFCMGIALFGAMIVLPIYFLQVRHEDLVTAGLLTAPSAIGTVLALPLAGKMTDKIGGARVIFAGLVVTIIGTIPLALVTPHDSYVWLSLVQIVRGIGIGMTTTPAMAAGLAMIGKEDVPHATPIFNVLQRVGGSFGTALTTVLVAFQLASGPQTDEGAADAIGYTHWWIVACTAIVLIPSMLLVQVESRRRQAAAA; from the coding sequence ATGAAGGACAATCTCGCGAGACCGGACACGGTCGGCGCCGACGAGAACCGGATCAGCCCGGCGCTGTGGGGACTGGCGTCGATCCTGATCCTCGGCGGGTTCACGTCCATGTTCACCTCGACCATCGTCAACGTCGCCCTGGACACCCTCAGCCAGAAGCTGAGCGCCCCGCTGGGCACGGTGCAGTGGACGGCGACCGGGTACCTGATGGCGCTGGCCACCGCGGTCCCGGTCAGCGGGTGGGCGTCCAAGCGCTACGGGGCGACCCGGCTGTGGCTGGGCAGCGTGGCACTGTTCACCCTGTTCTCGGCGCTGTGCGCGCTGTCGACCTCGGTGGAAATGCTGATCACCTTCCGGGTCCTGCAGGGGATCGCGGGCGGCCTGCTGGTGCCGGCCGGGCAGATCCTGCTGGTCACCGCGGCCGGGCCGAAGCGGATCGGCCGGATGCTGACCGCGGTCAGCGTGCCGATCTACCTGGCGCCCGCGGTGGGCACCACGCTGGGCAGCGTGCTGACCCAGGGCCTCGGCTGGCCGTGGCTGTTCTGGATCACCGTGCCGCTCGGCGCGCTCGGCTTCTTCGCCGGCCTGCGCTGGCTGCCGAAGGCGCCGCCGAAGGGTGCGCCCGCGCTGGATGTGCGCGGCCTGATCATCCTGGTGGCCGGCCTGCCGCTGCTGACCTACGGCGTGGCCGGGATCGGGGAGAACGGCGGCCGCACCGAGACCATCGCGGTGATCGCCGCCGTGGCCGGGGCGCTGCTGCTGGCGCTGTTCACCCTGCACGCGGTGCGCTCGAGGAATCCGCTGCTGAACCTGCGGCTGTTCAAGGACCGGGCCTTCTCCTCGGCGGCGGTCGTGATCTTCTGCATGGGGATCGCGCTGTTCGGCGCGATGATCGTGCTGCCGATCTACTTCCTCCAGGTGCGGCACGAGGATCTGGTCACCGCCGGTCTGCTGACCGCGCCGTCGGCGATCGGCACCGTGCTGGCGCTGCCGCTGGCGGGCAAGATGACCGACAAGATCGGCGGCGCCCGGGTCATCTTCGCCGGCCTGGTCGTCACCATCATCGGCACCATCCCGCTCGCGCTGGTCACCCCGCACGACAGTTACGTGTGGCTGTCGCTGGTCCAGATCGTGCGCGGCATCGGGATCGGGATGACCACCACGCCGGCGATGGCCGCCGGGCTGGCCATGATCGGCAAGGAGGACGTGCCGCACGCCACCCCGATCTTCAATGTGCTGCAACGGGTCGGCGGCTCGTTCGGGACCGCGCTGACGACGGTGCTGGTGGCCTTCCAGCTGGCCTCAGGTCCGCAGACGGACGAGGGCGCGGCCGACGCGATCGGCTACACGCACTGGTGGATCGTCGCGTGCACCGCGATCGTGCTCATCCCGTCGATGCTCCTCGTACAGGTGGAAAGCCGTCGCAGGCAGGCCGCGGCCGCCTGA
- a CDS encoding ketosynthase chain-length factor → MSVETEPAPVPGRSTVRPVVTGLGVIAPNGMGTEAYWAATLRGDSGLRRITRFDPDGYPARIAGEVSFDPAGRLPDRLLPQTDHMTRLALIAAEEALADAGADPRNLPDYATGVMTAASGGGFEFGQRELQELWSKGGSYVSAYQSFAWFYPVNTGQISIRHGMRGSSGTLVSEQAGGLDAVAKARRHVRDGTPLMVTGGIDGSLCPWSWLCMLRSGRLSTASDPQRAYLPFDTEASGMVPGEGGALLVIEDPAAAQRRGVDRIYGQIAGYCATFDPGPGSRRPPGLRRAVEQALAEARLHPSEVDVVFADAAGLPDLDRAEIEVLVRIFGARAVPVTAPKTMTGRLLAGGSSLDLATALLSLRDKVIPPTVHIGKFGYRDEIDLVRDSPRQAPLSTALVLARGYGGFNSAMVLRGAT, encoded by the coding sequence ATGAGCGTGGAGACAGAACCGGCGCCGGTGCCCGGCCGCAGCACGGTACGGCCGGTGGTGACCGGGTTGGGCGTGATCGCGCCCAACGGTATGGGCACCGAGGCCTACTGGGCGGCGACCCTTCGTGGCGACAGCGGACTGCGGCGGATCACCCGGTTCGACCCGGACGGCTACCCGGCCCGGATCGCGGGCGAGGTCAGCTTCGACCCGGCCGGGCGGCTGCCCGACCGGCTGTTGCCGCAGACCGACCACATGACCCGGCTCGCGCTGATCGCCGCGGAGGAGGCACTCGCCGACGCGGGTGCCGATCCGCGGAACCTGCCCGACTACGCGACCGGGGTCATGACCGCGGCCTCGGGCGGCGGATTCGAGTTCGGGCAACGGGAACTGCAGGAGCTGTGGAGCAAAGGCGGCTCCTACGTCAGCGCGTACCAGTCCTTCGCCTGGTTCTACCCGGTGAACACCGGGCAGATCTCGATCCGGCACGGGATGCGCGGCTCCAGCGGCACGCTCGTGTCCGAACAGGCCGGTGGGCTGGACGCGGTCGCCAAGGCCCGCAGGCACGTGCGCGACGGAACACCGCTGATGGTGACCGGCGGCATCGACGGATCGCTGTGCCCGTGGTCCTGGCTGTGCATGCTGCGCTCCGGCCGGTTGAGCACGGCGAGTGATCCTCAGCGCGCCTATCTGCCCTTCGATACCGAGGCTTCCGGGATGGTGCCGGGTGAGGGTGGCGCGTTGCTGGTGATCGAGGATCCCGCCGCGGCACAACGGCGTGGCGTGGACCGGATCTATGGGCAGATCGCCGGCTATTGCGCGACATTCGACCCCGGCCCGGGTTCACGTCGTCCGCCCGGCCTGCGCCGGGCGGTCGAGCAGGCGCTGGCCGAAGCACGGCTGCATCCGTCCGAAGTGGACGTGGTGTTCGCCGACGCCGCCGGTCTGCCCGACCTCGACCGGGCCGAGATCGAAGTGCTGGTCCGGATCTTCGGCGCGCGGGCCGTCCCGGTCACTGCACCCAAGACGATGACCGGCCGGCTGCTGGCCGGTGGAAGCTCGCTGGACCTGGCCACGGCGTTGCTCTCCCTGCGGGACAAGGTCATTCCGCCCACCGTCCACATAGGAAAGTTCGGTTACCGGGACGAGATCGACCTGGTTCGCGACAGCCCCCGGCAGGCGCCGCTGTCGACTGCGCTGGTGCTGGCCCGAGGGTATGGCGGGTTCAACTCCGCGATGGTGCTTCGCGGTGCCACCTGA
- a CDS encoding acyl carrier protein, which yields MAEFTIAELVRLLRECAGEEEGVDLDGEVGDLPFDELGYDSLALFNTIGRIEREYTVDLPEDVVWQATTPGALVDLVNSSRTSPAAAD from the coding sequence ATGGCAGAGTTCACGATCGCCGAGCTGGTGCGGCTGCTGCGCGAATGCGCCGGAGAGGAGGAAGGCGTGGACCTCGACGGCGAGGTCGGGGACCTGCCGTTCGACGAACTCGGCTACGACTCCCTCGCGCTGTTCAACACCATCGGGCGGATCGAGCGTGAGTACACTGTGGACCTCCCCGAGGACGTAGTGTGGCAGGCGACCACGCCGGGAGCGCTGGTCGATCTGGTCAACAGCAGTCGCACGTCGCCCGCTGCCGCCGACTGA